One Faecalispora anaeroviscerum genomic window carries:
- a CDS encoding nitroreductase family protein produces the protein MALLHVNKEKCVHCEICAQVCPKNYIEMNEEKFPVDAGHTCISCGHCVAICPQGALNHVQAPISEQVLFDTPTVLDTETAESFLRSRRSVRVYKEDKITKAQILKLLDIARLAPSGNNTQGVQYMVVNNKKTLCAITKATIAWMDEAIAAKEVFAANLIEMSEHYHKTGEDVILRNAPSLILALSDKNFARGRDNTHFALAYAELFATSMGLGTCWTGLVETCARSGYQPLLELLDIPDNLMVTGGIIVGYPKYRFRRLVNRSPLIVTWHPSCDSDEI, from the coding sequence ATGGCTTTGCTTCATGTAAATAAAGAAAAATGTGTTCATTGCGAAATCTGTGCTCAGGTTTGTCCAAAGAATTATATTGAAATGAATGAGGAAAAATTTCCGGTCGATGCAGGACATACGTGTATCTCTTGCGGTCACTGTGTTGCAATATGTCCACAAGGAGCATTAAATCACGTTCAAGCACCGATTTCAGAGCAAGTATTATTTGATACACCCACTGTTTTAGATACTGAAACAGCAGAGAGTTTTCTTCGATCTAGACGCTCTGTACGAGTATATAAAGAGGATAAGATTACGAAAGCTCAAATATTAAAATTGTTGGATATAGCCAGATTAGCGCCATCAGGTAATAATACACAGGGTGTGCAATACATGGTGGTCAATAATAAAAAAACTCTATGTGCCATTACAAAAGCAACAATTGCCTGGATGGATGAAGCAATCGCCGCCAAAGAAGTATTTGCTGCTAATTTAATTGAAATGTCAGAGCATTATCACAAGACTGGTGAAGATGTGATTCTACGAAATGCTCCTAGCTTGATATTAGCACTTTCTGATAAAAATTTCGCACGCGGACGTGACAATACTCATTTCGCTCTTGCGTATGCTGAATTATTTGCAACAAGTATGGGGTTAGGTACGTGTTGGACAGGACTTGTGGAAACGTGCGCTCGTTCAGGTTATCAGCCCTTACTTGAGCTATTGGATATACCTGACAATTTAATGGTGACAGGTGGAATCATAGTTGGTTATCCCAAATATAGATTTAGACGACTCGTGAACCGTTCCCCATTGATTGTGACTTGGCACCCATCATGTGATTCAGATGAAATATGA
- a CDS encoding winged helix-turn-helix transcriptional regulator: protein MPVPHPGKPVRGSKSGLPIMALFDLLGRNWAMGIIWNLQNGSTTFRELQQRCESISPAILNNRIKELREADIVERTIEGYQLTQRGKELMELLRPFGEWSRSWSKEVFNYTKPLDNQKKDDK from the coding sequence ATGCCTGTTCCACATCCAGGGAAACCAGTTCGCGGTTCCAAATCAGGACTTCCTATAATGGCTCTTTTTGATCTTTTGGGTAGAAATTGGGCAATGGGTATCATCTGGAATTTGCAGAATGGTTCCACAACTTTTCGAGAACTTCAACAGCGATGTGAATCTATTTCTCCTGCAATACTAAACAATCGTATTAAGGAGTTAAGAGAAGCCGATATTGTAGAACGTACGATTGAGGGATATCAATTGACACAACGAGGAAAAGAGCTTATGGAATTATTGCGTCCATTTGGTGAGTGGTCACGTAGTTGGTCAAAAGAAGTATTCAACTATACTAAGCCACTTGACAATCAAAAAAAAGATGATAAGTAG
- a CDS encoding methionyl aminopeptidase — translation MSDKLGRNDLCWCGSGRKYKKCHAFIDEQMEIYRLKGYEVPHRKLLKTKQQIEGIRESSKRNIAVLDFIGGYVVDGVTTEELDRLIFERTKELGGIPADLHYEGYPKSVCISINDVVCHGIPSDRVFLRNGDIVNIDVSTIYNGFFSDSSRMFCVGAVSAEKQKLIDVAKECVDRGIEQVKPWGFLGDVGQAVHDYARENGYSVVREIGGHGIGLQFHEDPWVGYVTKQGTGMLLVPGLVFTVEPMINMGKSNIVTDKYDNWTVRTADGKPSAQWEKTVFVTEMGYEVLTY, via the coding sequence ATGTCCGACAAACTTGGAAGAAATGATCTCTGCTGGTGTGGTAGCGGTCGAAAATATAAAAAATGCCATGCCTTTATCGATGAGCAAATGGAAATCTACCGCTTAAAAGGATATGAAGTGCCCCATAGAAAATTGCTTAAAACAAAACAACAGATTGAAGGTATCCGGGAAAGCAGCAAGCGAAACATCGCTGTACTGGATTTCATCGGGGGTTATGTGGTTGATGGGGTAACCACGGAAGAGCTTGATCGGCTCATTTTTGAAAGGACCAAGGAGCTCGGAGGCATTCCGGCAGACCTTCATTACGAAGGATACCCTAAGAGCGTGTGTATCTCAATTAATGATGTTGTATGTCATGGTATCCCCTCTGATCGTGTATTCCTGCGAAACGGCGATATTGTGAATATTGATGTGTCTACAATTTACAACGGCTTTTTTTCAGATTCTTCACGCATGTTTTGCGTCGGTGCTGTTTCCGCTGAGAAACAAAAACTGATTGATGTTGCGAAAGAGTGTGTGGATCGGGGCATTGAACAAGTAAAACCGTGGGGATTTCTTGGAGATGTTGGGCAAGCGGTTCATGACTATGCAAGAGAAAATGGATATTCTGTTGTTCGAGAAATCGGAGGCCACGGTATTGGTCTGCAATTTCACGAAGATCCTTGGGTCGGTTATGTGACAAAGCAAGGTACAGGAATGCTCTTAGTTCCAGGGCTTGTTTTTACTGTAGAGCCTATGATAAATATGGGAAAATCCAATATAGTAACAGATAAATACGATAATTGGACTGTTCGTACTGCCGATGGGAAGCCTTCTGCACAATGGGAAAAAACAGTGTTCGTAACCGAAATGGGTTATGAGGTGTTGACATATTGA
- a CDS encoding helix-turn-helix transcriptional regulator: MSVQTIETMAKWVENNIMENPSLQDMSSYVGYSPYYCSTKFREHMGMTYKQFLAQCKLKAAAYDLCITNDRITDIAFRYGYSSSEAFARAFSQAFRCSPRQYRKACGIPLLN; this comes from the coding sequence ATGTCTGTACAAACAATAGAAACAATGGCAAAGTGGGTAGAAAATAACATAATGGAAAACCCAAGTCTGCAAGATATGTCATCATATGTTGGTTACTCACCGTATTACTGCTCTACAAAGTTTCGGGAGCACATGGGTATGACATACAAACAATTTCTTGCCCAATGTAAATTAAAAGCTGCCGCTTATGATCTTTGCATAACCAATGACAGAATAACCGATATTGCTTTTCGATATGGGTACTCGTCATCTGAAGCGTTTGCAAGAGCCTTTTCACAAGCGTTTCGATGTTCGCCACGGCAATATCGGAAAGCTTGCGGTATTCCTCTTCTCAATTAG
- a CDS encoding DUF4417 domain-containing protein, which yields MHQKGLIRVVPTVSWGNENTFDFCFDGIEKGSTVAVSTYMVSEHDNRKDQKEFFLKGYNEMLRRIEPEKIICYNTPFPEMQGDIVFVDYELSSWKYMNDDPYAPSKYVKYICGEEPLPIGSNLIIKSGYVVSGNDKYYNNVIQTGMGSAYGGKWRPSPNKPMDQRFLGQPGEIKVTYNNKGEKFETKIGDEGRAIKERHNTDHNRPDKHSNPHDHNIDWSNGYPDPGSPINDPDGAPEFKSFLCKELFAMYEKSYDIQQQNLNFQTISEFKWCMKAHGELEFVWNNKSYSITHPNGKISLCQGNHYAEAFDAETPDDILNCLIDGIKLRDIITKVKVIDRTV from the coding sequence TTGCATCAAAAGGGATTGATTCGCGTCGTTCCCACTGTCAGTTGGGGAAACGAAAATACGTTTGATTTCTGCTTTGATGGAATTGAAAAGGGCTCCACAGTTGCAGTATCTACCTACATGGTATCGGAACATGATAACCGAAAAGATCAGAAAGAGTTTTTCCTCAAGGGCTATAACGAGATGCTTCGCCGGATTGAACCGGAAAAGATTATCTGCTACAATACGCCGTTCCCCGAGATGCAGGGCGATATTGTGTTTGTCGACTATGAACTAAGTTCGTGGAAGTACATGAACGATGATCCATATGCGCCCTCAAAATACGTGAAATACATCTGCGGAGAAGAACCTCTTCCGATAGGAAGCAACCTCATCATTAAAAGCGGATATGTTGTAAGTGGAAATGATAAGTATTATAATAACGTTATTCAGACTGGAATGGGTAGCGCTTATGGTGGAAAATGGAGACCCAGCCCTAATAAACCAATGGATCAAAGATTTCTTGGCCAACCGGGTGAGATAAAGGTAACGTATAATAATAAAGGGGAAAAATTCGAAACAAAAATTGGAGATGAAGGCAGAGCGATCAAAGAAAGGCATAATACAGATCATAATAGACCTGACAAACATAGTAATCCACATGACCATAATATTGACTGGTCAAATGGATATCCAGATCCCGGATCCCCGATTAACGATCCCGATGGAGCACCGGAATTTAAATCCTTTTTGTGTAAGGAGTTATTCGCTATGTATGAAAAATCATATGACATCCAGCAGCAAAATTTAAATTTTCAAACAATCAGCGAGTTTAAATGGTGTATGAAAGCTCACGGTGAACTTGAATTCGTCTGGAATAATAAATCTTACAGTATTACACATCCTAACGGAAAGATTAGCCTTTGCCAAGGTAATCATTATGCTGAAGCCTTTGACGCAGAAACTCCCGATGATATTTTGAACTGTTTAATTGACGGAATAAAACTTCGCGACATTATTACAAAGGTAAAGGTAATAGATAGAACGGTTTAG
- a CDS encoding DUF4417 domain-containing protein, whose translation MEKLKHYRAVLSPDFSMYVEMTPALQLYNTFRNRWCGVYFASKGIDSRRSHCQLGKRKYV comes from the coding sequence TTGGAAAAACTGAAACATTATCGAGCTGTTCTCTCTCCAGATTTCAGCATGTATGTCGAGATGACACCGGCTTTGCAGCTTTACAATACATTCCGAAACCGTTGGTGTGGGGTCTATTTTGCATCAAAAGGGATTGATTCGCGTCGTTCCCACTGTCAGTTGGGGAAACGAAAATACGTTTGA
- a CDS encoding methionine gamma-lyase family protein, with protein MVYPFFQLDDKILSASEQAMQQLEPVLRQIDEVTGYNQQKMLAAFNHARVSESHFVGTTGYGYGDRGRDALDEVYAYALGAEDALVRANFVSGTHALTVALFGVLRPGDTMLSVTGIPYDTLRGVLGITGNGNGSLKEFGVRYEQLDLKEDGAPDYEEMERRIHPGIKMVYVQRSRGYSLRPSLFVEDIGRIAEIAKRRAPDCIVMVDNCYGEFVQTEEPTQHGADLMAGSLIKNPGGGIAPTGGYIAGRRDLVESCSYRLTTPGTGREIGCTLGNNRELFLGAFHAPNVTGEALKTAAFASALFSSLGYDVTPRWDEPRADIIQAVLLREQEALIAFCRGIQKGAPVDSFVTPEPWDMPGYDSQVIMAAGAFTLGASIELSADAPLREPFAVWMQGGLNFHSGKLGAMLAAQSMLEQGILPL; from the coding sequence ATGGTTTATCCGTTTTTTCAGTTGGATGACAAAATCCTTTCCGCGTCGGAGCAAGCAATGCAGCAGCTCGAGCCGGTTTTACGCCAGATTGATGAGGTAACCGGCTACAATCAGCAGAAAATGCTGGCGGCATTTAACCATGCGCGGGTGAGCGAAAGCCATTTTGTGGGAACGACCGGCTACGGCTATGGCGATCGCGGCCGCGACGCGCTCGATGAGGTGTATGCCTACGCTCTGGGTGCGGAAGATGCTCTGGTGCGCGCCAATTTTGTCAGCGGCACACATGCGCTTACCGTCGCGCTGTTCGGAGTTCTGCGCCCTGGCGACACCATGCTGAGCGTGACGGGGATTCCCTACGATACTCTGCGCGGTGTGCTGGGGATCACCGGGAACGGCAACGGTTCGCTCAAGGAATTTGGTGTGCGTTACGAGCAGCTCGATCTAAAGGAGGACGGCGCACCGGACTATGAAGAAATGGAGCGCCGGATTCACCCCGGCATCAAGATGGTATATGTTCAGCGCTCTCGCGGGTACAGTCTGCGCCCGTCGCTGTTCGTGGAGGATATTGGGCGCATCGCGGAAATCGCCAAGCGCCGCGCGCCGGACTGCATTGTAATGGTGGACAATTGCTACGGCGAGTTTGTTCAGACGGAAGAGCCCACCCAGCACGGCGCGGATTTGATGGCCGGCTCTCTGATCAAAAACCCGGGCGGCGGCATCGCGCCCACCGGCGGCTATATTGCAGGCCGGCGAGATTTAGTGGAAAGCTGCTCCTACCGTCTGACCACTCCCGGCACCGGGCGGGAGATCGGCTGTACCCTCGGCAATAACCGCGAGCTGTTTCTCGGCGCCTTCCACGCTCCGAATGTAACGGGGGAGGCGCTGAAAACCGCCGCCTTCGCGTCCGCACTCTTTTCCAGCCTGGGATATGATGTGACTCCAAGATGGGACGAGCCGAGAGCGGATATTATTCAGGCCGTGCTGTTGCGCGAACAGGAAGCGCTCATCGCGTTCTGCCGCGGAATTCAGAAGGGTGCGCCGGTCGATTCCTTTGTTACGCCCGAACCGTGGGACATGCCCGGCTATGACAGCCAGGTAATTATGGCGGCCGGAGCTTTCACGCTCGGCGCTTCTATCGAGCTTTCGGCAGATGCTCCCCTGCGCGAGCCATTTGCCGTCTGGATGCAGGGTGGACTGAACTTCCACAGCGGCAAGCTGGGCGCGATGCTGGCGGCACAGTCTATGTTGGAGCAGGGAATCCTGCCCCTATAA
- a CDS encoding GNAT family N-acetyltransferase gives MIRLLTESEIPLLERFCEGSPFGCKIAGLQRAYGLSLPFARFWVQTDEQEEVTAAVSSLDGAAVLHWNSTANRDELKEFFCAAGCRTLLCSESAADALYGGSNRAGELFVCPPVIQPMAQSGVVWLNEVPVRELFSLLCECGEQRVEQFEPFYLDVSHRVRHGASLTQGAVLSGKLAACAMAGSMTESTVVLSAVAVHPDVRRKGLGGAAVRALLLRLLPRRVYVLCENERARLFYQSLSFSPAGRWAELDLLRNGSICDAAPEPGQSF, from the coding sequence GTGATCCGTCTGCTCACGGAATCGGAGATTCCTTTGCTCGAGCGCTTTTGTGAGGGCAGTCCGTTTGGGTGCAAAATTGCGGGATTGCAGAGAGCCTATGGTCTTTCGCTGCCGTTTGCCCGCTTCTGGGTACAAACGGATGAGCAGGAGGAAGTGACCGCCGCAGTATCCTCACTGGATGGCGCCGCGGTTCTGCACTGGAACAGCACGGCGAATAGGGACGAGCTGAAAGAGTTTTTTTGCGCTGCCGGGTGCCGCACTCTTCTGTGTTCGGAGAGTGCGGCAGATGCTCTGTATGGAGGATCGAACCGGGCGGGAGAGCTTTTTGTCTGTCCTCCGGTGATACAGCCCATGGCCCAAAGCGGCGTGGTGTGGCTGAATGAAGTGCCGGTTCGCGAACTGTTTTCCCTGCTGTGCGAGTGTGGGGAGCAGCGGGTCGAGCAGTTTGAACCGTTTTATCTTGACGTTTCCCATCGCGTTCGCCATGGGGCATCCTTAACGCAGGGAGCAGTCCTTTCGGGGAAGCTCGCCGCCTGCGCCATGGCGGGCAGTATGACGGAAAGCACCGTTGTCCTTTCGGCGGTGGCGGTGCATCCCGACGTTCGCCGCAAGGGCCTTGGCGGCGCGGCTGTGCGGGCGCTGCTTCTGCGCCTTTTGCCCAGAAGGGTGTATGTGCTGTGCGAAAACGAACGAGCCAGGCTCTTTTACCAATCGCTGTCCTTTTCCCCTGCGGGCCGGTGGGCCGAGCTGGATCTGCTGCGGAACGGATCGATTTGTGATGCCGCACCGGAGCCAGGCCAATCATTTTGA
- a CDS encoding M42 family metallopeptidase, producing MADVTLLRRLCELQGISGREQQVAAIILEEISPFATTVQKDALGNIIALKKGAKEPAVRLMLSAHMDEVGMIVTQIGENGLLKFAEVGGIDRRVLCAKPVLVNGTVSGVIGAKPIHLLEGDERGKSVPVSDMYIDIGAKDKEEAERFVSPGDSITFDAGFHQERGTVISRALDDRAGCAILIDMIKEELPYDMTFVFCVQEEVGLRGSAVAAYTVDPQAAIVVETTTAGDIAGVEPERQVCHVGQGPVLSFMDRRTIYDKPYFDLAMQLAKEREIPCQTKQAVAGGNDAGAIHTTRSGVRTIAVSIACRYLHGPASLIAEQDYHDTERLVRELAVRIAAGENAQ from the coding sequence ATGGCAGATGTAACTCTTTTGCGGCGGCTTTGCGAGCTTCAGGGCATTTCGGGTCGTGAACAGCAGGTGGCCGCCATCATTTTAGAAGAAATTTCCCCGTTTGCCACCACGGTGCAGAAGGATGCCCTGGGAAATATAATCGCGTTGAAAAAGGGCGCAAAGGAGCCCGCCGTTCGGCTGATGCTCAGCGCCCATATGGACGAGGTGGGCATGATTGTAACGCAGATTGGTGAAAACGGTCTGCTCAAATTTGCGGAGGTCGGGGGAATTGATCGACGCGTTCTGTGCGCAAAGCCGGTTCTGGTGAACGGAACAGTATCCGGTGTCATCGGTGCCAAGCCGATCCATCTCCTCGAGGGAGACGAGCGCGGAAAATCAGTGCCTGTTTCAGATATGTACATTGATATCGGTGCGAAAGACAAAGAAGAAGCGGAACGCTTTGTTTCGCCCGGGGATTCTATCACCTTTGACGCCGGATTCCATCAGGAGCGCGGCACGGTGATTTCCCGTGCGCTGGATGACCGAGCGGGCTGCGCGATTTTGATTGATATGATCAAAGAGGAGCTTCCCTATGACATGACTTTCGTTTTCTGCGTGCAGGAGGAAGTTGGCTTGCGCGGTTCGGCGGTCGCGGCCTATACGGTAGACCCGCAGGCGGCGATTGTGGTAGAAACCACCACTGCAGGCGATATTGCCGGTGTGGAGCCGGAACGGCAGGTGTGCCATGTTGGGCAGGGGCCGGTGCTTTCTTTTATGGATCGCCGCACCATCTACGATAAGCCCTATTTTGATCTGGCGATGCAGCTTGCCAAAGAACGGGAAATTCCCTGCCAGACAAAGCAGGCGGTAGCCGGAGGAAACGACGCGGGCGCGATTCACACCACCCGCAGCGGGGTGAGAACCATTGCGGTTTCCATCGCGTGCCGGTATCTGCATGGCCCCGCAAGCCTGATTGCCGAGCAGGATTATCACGATACCGAGCGCCTTGTCCGCGAGTTGGCCGTGCGCATCGCGGCGGGGGAGAACGCACAGTGA
- a CDS encoding zinc-binding metallopeptidase family protein yields the protein MEHLQELLFRLCSAPGMSGAEDAAVKAAEQELKQYGTISYDPLGNLVCQMGNPTAERRILLDAHIDQIGLLVAGITEKGFLRLAACGGVDRRALPGTTVTVFGRELLRGVVCCLPPHLVEGNEEKVEPVDKMFVDVGLTRKEAERLVTPGDRILWQITPRALLGGKLTAAGLDNRAGVCTLIRCAEFLSKEELNCSVTILLSTREEVGGQGAKTGAFAHDPTEAITVDVSFAGQPGVPEQKSGKMSAGPMIGISPTLHKEMTDELVRLARERKIPFQYEVMGGTTGTNADSIGTARSGVRCALASIPLRYMHTPVEVIDTVDIENTAKLLAAYIGEGKVWQM from the coding sequence ATGGAACATCTGCAGGAGCTTCTGTTTCGCCTTTGCTCTGCGCCCGGCATGTCCGGTGCGGAGGATGCTGCGGTAAAAGCGGCGGAGCAGGAACTGAAACAGTACGGAACGATTTCTTACGATCCGCTGGGAAATCTCGTCTGCCAAATGGGGAACCCCACGGCAGAGCGGCGGATTTTGCTGGACGCGCACATTGACCAGATCGGTCTTTTGGTCGCAGGTATTACGGAGAAGGGCTTTTTGCGCCTGGCCGCCTGCGGCGGCGTGGATCGCCGCGCTCTGCCCGGTACCACGGTAACGGTGTTTGGCCGCGAGCTTCTGCGCGGTGTGGTGTGCTGCCTGCCGCCGCATCTTGTGGAGGGCAATGAGGAAAAGGTGGAGCCGGTAGACAAAATGTTTGTCGATGTCGGCCTGACGCGGAAAGAAGCCGAGCGGTTGGTTACTCCGGGCGACCGCATTTTGTGGCAGATCACGCCCCGCGCCCTGCTGGGCGGCAAATTGACCGCCGCCGGGCTCGATAACCGAGCGGGTGTCTGCACGCTGATCCGCTGCGCGGAGTTTTTATCGAAGGAAGAACTGAATTGCTCCGTGACCATTTTGCTCAGCACGCGTGAGGAGGTGGGCGGTCAGGGCGCCAAAACGGGCGCGTTTGCGCACGACCCCACCGAGGCGATCACTGTGGATGTCAGCTTCGCCGGGCAGCCCGGCGTGCCGGAGCAGAAGAGCGGAAAAATGTCTGCCGGGCCGATGATCGGAATTTCTCCCACGCTCCACAAAGAAATGACCGACGAATTGGTGCGGCTGGCCAGGGAGCGGAAAATTCCGTTCCAGTATGAAGTCATGGGCGGCACCACGGGTACGAACGCGGATTCCATCGGAACGGCACGTTCCGGTGTGCGCTGTGCGCTCGCTTCGATTCCGCTGCGTTATATGCACACGCCGGTGGAAGTGATCGACACCGTGGATATTGAGAATACGGCAAAGCTGTTAGCCGCGTATATCGGGGAGGGGAAAGTATGGCAGATGTAA